A genomic region of Chlorobaculum parvum NCIB 8327 contains the following coding sequences:
- a CDS encoding response regulator transcription factor, whose amino-acid sequence MRLLIIEDEPGIAGFLKEGLEEEYFAVDVASDGRTGLDLAMTNEYDLLLVDWMIPGISGIEVCRRLRKEGNDVPIIFLTAKDTIEDVVFGLDAGANDYIRKPFEFEELLARIRVQLRRRGSESSKLSTGELTVDPASHQARCESIDLALTPKEFALLEFLLRNKGRVCTRSRIIEHVWDMHFDSDTSVIDVYINFLRKKLDAAGCRDLIQTIRGVGYIIRDEGGEAQ is encoded by the coding sequence ATGAGACTGCTGATTATCGAAGATGAACCGGGAATCGCGGGCTTTCTGAAGGAGGGCCTTGAAGAAGAGTACTTTGCGGTCGATGTCGCCAGCGACGGCCGCACGGGGCTCGACCTTGCCATGACCAACGAGTACGATCTTTTGCTCGTGGACTGGATGATTCCCGGCATCAGCGGTATCGAGGTGTGTCGGAGACTGCGCAAGGAGGGCAACGATGTGCCGATCATTTTCCTGACGGCAAAGGACACCATCGAGGATGTTGTGTTCGGTCTCGATGCAGGCGCGAACGACTACATCCGCAAGCCCTTTGAATTCGAGGAGCTGCTGGCTCGCATCCGTGTGCAGTTGCGACGGCGGGGCAGCGAAAGTTCCAAGCTGAGCACCGGTGAACTGACGGTCGATCCCGCTTCCCATCAGGCCCGGTGTGAGTCTATCGATCTGGCCCTTACGCCAAAAGAGTTCGCGCTGCTCGAATTTCTTTTGCGTAACAAGGGGCGGGTCTGCACCCGGAGCCGCATCATCGAGCATGTGTGGGACATGCACTTCGATTCCGACACCTCGGTGATCGACGTCTACATCAACTTCCTTCGCAAAAAGCTTGATGCGGCCGGATGCCGTGATCTCATCCAGACCATCCGCGGCGTGGGCTACATCATTCGCGACGAGGGCGGAGAGGCGCAATGA
- a CDS encoding DUF4405 domain-containing protein, whose protein sequence is MKANIRSWATPLVTGALLISAVTGVFLFFEFEKGLVKPVHEWLGWLLVAGVVFHVIANWKAFTGYFSKKLAMSIIGLCAVVTVVSAMPFLGDKEHENGKRVARASAKMLESSSLETVALVVKQQPDELMAKLRNNGFAVDAPSQTIAGIASANGKSPSELLGALIGKQGGGEHGDDDDDH, encoded by the coding sequence ATGAAAGCTAACATTCGATCCTGGGCTACGCCGCTTGTGACCGGGGCACTTCTGATTTCCGCCGTTACCGGCGTGTTTCTGTTTTTTGAATTTGAAAAAGGGCTGGTCAAGCCGGTTCACGAGTGGCTTGGCTGGCTGCTCGTCGCAGGCGTTGTTTTTCACGTGATCGCGAACTGGAAAGCCTTTACGGGCTATTTTTCAAAAAAGCTCGCCATGTCGATCATCGGCTTGTGTGCCGTCGTGACGGTGGTTTCGGCAATGCCATTCCTCGGTGATAAGGAGCACGAGAACGGCAAGCGCGTTGCCCGAGCATCGGCAAAGATGCTCGAATCGTCATCGCTTGAAACCGTGGCGCTGGTGGTGAAGCAGCAGCCCGACGAGCTGATGGCGAAGCTCCGCAATAACGGTTTTGCCGTCGATGCGCCATCGCAGACGATTGCCGGTATCGCTTCGGCCAACGGCAAGAGCCCATCCGAACTGCTCGGCGCGCTGATCGGCAAACAGGGCGGTGGTGAGCATGGCGACGATGATGACGATCATTAA
- a CDS encoding DUF1648 domain-containing protein, with the protein MPNRNQHPLALALFSLLSALIVAHAIYHYTILPDRVATHFGLWGEPDAWGAKSVFFIWYGIIGLLLVATWAWVKRTLTPGHTSWLNIPNKEYWLAPERQDETLAWLRTGLLLGGSATLLFLLDLMHQSFQVSLGKATKLTHIVTSFAIYLTFCVAWIISIYRRFGRKG; encoded by the coding sequence ATGCCAAACAGAAACCAGCACCCGTTAGCGCTTGCGCTCTTCTCACTACTCAGCGCACTCATCGTTGCTCACGCTATTTACCACTACACCATTCTGCCAGACCGGGTTGCCACTCACTTCGGGCTTTGGGGAGAGCCGGATGCCTGGGGGGCGAAAAGTGTGTTTTTCATCTGGTACGGCATCATCGGCCTACTCCTCGTGGCCACCTGGGCCTGGGTGAAGCGGACGCTTACGCCGGGTCATACCTCGTGGCTCAATATTCCCAACAAGGAGTACTGGCTTGCCCCTGAGCGTCAGGATGAAACACTCGCCTGGCTCAGGACGGGCCTGCTTCTAGGCGGTTCTGCCACGCTGCTTTTCCTGCTCGACCTCATGCACCAGTCATTTCAGGTCTCCCTCGGAAAAGCGACAAAGCTGACGCACATCGTTACCAGCTTTGCCATCTACCTCACTTTCTGCGTGGCCTGGATCATCTCAATTTATCGGCGGTTCGGGAGGAAGGGGTGA
- a CDS encoding Cif family virulence factor, with the protein MKRNQLNHFFTQLLLVASFLAMVAPAQSLGFSGKVQRVYTPPPDSVERKAILDAMRAELQKQHNLDVAFVVREMKVSGGWAWVHTMPRSKDGGSRYEDFSALLRKTDGRWRVVEIPCTEPDNPECIDNPDYFSKLLDRFPGLPASILPAGTPER; encoded by the coding sequence ATGAAACGCAATCAACTGAACCATTTTTTTACGCAGCTGCTTTTAGTGGCGTCGTTCCTTGCCATGGTTGCTCCGGCGCAATCCCTGGGTTTCTCTGGTAAGGTGCAGCGCGTCTATACTCCGCCACCGGACAGCGTGGAGCGCAAGGCGATACTCGATGCCATGCGCGCGGAGCTCCAAAAGCAGCACAATCTCGACGTGGCATTTGTCGTCAGGGAGATGAAGGTCAGCGGCGGCTGGGCGTGGGTACATACCATGCCGCGCTCAAAGGATGGCGGCTCCAGATATGAGGATTTTTCCGCGCTCTTGCGCAAGACGGATGGGCGCTGGAGGGTTGTTGAAATTCCCTGCACCGAGCCTGATAATCCGGAGTGCATCGATAATCCCGACTATTTCAGCAAACTGCTCGATCGATTTCCCGGACTTCCTGCTTCTATTCTGCCTGCCGGAACTCCGGAACGTTGA
- a CDS encoding DUF3999 family protein, producing MKKSVLQVLLCLILLLDGAAGVCATFDERLWEKYAQIELPKEGSNGSLAALPLDSYRLGDLTASTPFADFRVVTDRKEEVPWQIVSKRPETRQELIAFQMRNLSTTENGDTWAEFLVDENGTAVNALQIISPDTNYIRPVEVLGSRDGKAWQTLRKDGVIFELDKGEKLKNDRLSIPKTTFPHLAIRIANGGKEALKITEVRLFRQRNSAGQTYRIRGTIEKQAFDDSRKENSVVMRMDKAFPVDRLEIVTNDRNFQRFVTVETKNNKGVWAAVGGGTIYNFDTPDLHSSQLSIELPEISAAEYRLVFRNHDSPPLTISSVSGIGYRRVLVFKTYPDRKLFLFWGNPSAKNPQYDLAKAINAESVDKLPVAGLGPVRENPSFAGDEARLPFSERYQFLLYGAVILAIAALLFMQYRVFRRIHVDDAKTKS from the coding sequence ATGAAGAAATCTGTCCTTCAGGTACTGCTTTGCCTGATTCTGCTGCTCGATGGAGCCGCAGGCGTTTGCGCGACGTTTGACGAGCGCCTCTGGGAAAAGTATGCGCAGATCGAATTACCGAAAGAAGGAAGCAATGGTTCTCTTGCGGCCTTGCCCCTCGACAGTTACCGCCTTGGAGATTTGACGGCGAGCACTCCTTTCGCCGATTTCCGTGTGGTAACCGACCGGAAAGAGGAGGTGCCCTGGCAGATTGTATCGAAACGTCCCGAAACGCGCCAGGAGTTGATAGCTTTCCAGATGCGAAATCTCTCGACAACCGAAAATGGTGATACCTGGGCCGAGTTTCTTGTCGATGAGAACGGTACGGCTGTGAACGCTTTGCAGATCATCTCGCCCGACACCAACTACATCCGCCCGGTGGAGGTTCTCGGTAGCCGGGATGGCAAGGCATGGCAAACGCTTCGCAAGGACGGCGTGATTTTCGAGCTGGATAAAGGTGAAAAACTGAAGAACGACAGGCTGTCAATTCCAAAAACTACGTTCCCACATCTTGCCATCAGAATTGCCAATGGCGGGAAAGAGGCGTTGAAGATCACCGAGGTCAGGTTGTTCCGGCAAAGGAATTCGGCAGGGCAAACTTACAGGATTCGGGGGACCATCGAGAAGCAGGCGTTCGATGATTCGAGAAAGGAAAACAGCGTTGTGATGCGGATGGACAAGGCTTTTCCTGTGGATCGTCTGGAAATTGTAACGAACGATCGCAATTTCCAGCGCTTCGTCACTGTTGAAACCAAAAACAACAAAGGAGTTTGGGCGGCGGTTGGCGGAGGGACTATTTACAATTTCGATACGCCTGATCTTCACTCATCGCAACTCTCGATAGAGCTGCCTGAAATTTCCGCGGCGGAATATCGCCTGGTTTTTCGCAATCACGACAGCCCGCCGCTGACCATCAGCAGTGTTTCCGGTATAGGGTACCGGAGGGTGCTGGTGTTCAAAACCTATCCGGATCGTAAACTTTTTCTTTTCTGGGGCAATCCATCAGCTAAAAATCCGCAGTACGATCTGGCAAAAGCTATTAATGCCGAGAGCGTGGACAAACTGCCAGTTGCAGGGCTTGGCCCGGTTCGCGAGAATCCTTCGTTTGCAGGAGATGAGGCTCGGCTGCCCTTTTCCGAACGCTACCAGTTTCTGCTCTATGGGGCCGTCATTCTTGCCATCGCCGCTCTACTGTTCATGCAGTACCGTGTGTTCAGGCGCATTCATGTTGATGACGCGAAAACGAAATCCTGA
- a CDS encoding DUF2339 domain-containing protein translates to MLIARVQELEGEVLRLKGDQHDSAPGVSAPKVKPVSVTRPARSSELQRSKSAKPSSSATLENVIGTRWIGTIGIVAVIFGVSFFLKYSFDNNLIGEAGRVMLGIVGGIAFLITGEYLQKNKNLGRYAQILSGGGLAVLYLSLYAAFTLYHLIPAFLATIGMVAVTTTGITLSHRYSAYSLALVALAGGFLTPVLLSTGENQPVELFSYILLLDLGTLLLLRFRQWPSLAAISLFGTALLYALWHEAFYSLDQHTIAFVAVTVFFIVYNLYLLFFRDRKASESTADHLVIFGSGLFFFMAFLAQQEFADTWPVRFFALLLAGIEIGLAGFTSLRSKALPMTVVSYAVLSIVLTVIATFVTLGQHWVLAALSVEMAVLGWWAFKLDLPVFRWGVYLLGLVVLLRFSYEATLYLAPFESFVPVFNKRFPGCALAIAGFYVLLYAGSRHRNILSINERSINAIIFFITQALSLILLSLEVHEFFDLGPGSDSSVYAYQMSLSVLWTLYASFLIGVGIVRRIRRARILGILILGVAVLKVFFMDLSFLETVYRIISFIVLGLLLLAVSYGYNRFRHIIFGEDQS, encoded by the coding sequence ATGCTCATCGCCCGAGTGCAAGAGCTTGAGGGCGAAGTCCTGCGTTTGAAAGGAGACCAGCATGATTCAGCTCCCGGCGTTTCAGCGCCGAAGGTGAAACCGGTTTCAGTAACAAGACCAGCAAGGTCATCTGAGCTCCAACGTTCAAAAAGCGCCAAGCCCTCTTCTTCAGCTACTCTCGAAAATGTCATCGGCACCCGCTGGATCGGCACTATCGGGATTGTCGCTGTCATTTTTGGCGTCTCATTTTTCCTCAAGTACTCTTTCGATAACAACCTCATCGGTGAAGCCGGAAGGGTGATGCTTGGTATCGTTGGCGGTATCGCTTTTCTCATTACGGGCGAATACCTTCAAAAAAACAAAAACCTCGGACGTTATGCGCAGATCCTCAGCGGCGGCGGTTTGGCCGTGCTGTATCTGTCTTTGTATGCAGCATTTACGCTCTATCATCTGATTCCTGCATTTCTGGCGACAATTGGCATGGTGGCGGTCACGACGACCGGCATTACGCTTTCGCATCGTTATTCGGCCTATTCACTCGCTCTGGTCGCCCTCGCCGGTGGATTTCTGACTCCCGTCTTGCTTTCAACTGGCGAGAACCAGCCTGTTGAGCTGTTCAGCTACATTTTGTTACTCGATTTAGGAACCTTGCTCCTGCTGCGGTTTCGCCAATGGCCTTCGCTTGCTGCCATTTCGCTCTTCGGAACCGCATTGCTCTATGCTCTCTGGCATGAAGCGTTTTACAGCCTCGATCAACACACGATTGCTTTCGTTGCGGTAACGGTGTTTTTTATTGTTTACAACCTCTATCTCCTCTTTTTCCGTGATCGAAAGGCATCGGAATCGACAGCCGATCATCTCGTCATTTTTGGCTCGGGCCTGTTTTTCTTCATGGCGTTTCTTGCCCAGCAGGAATTTGCCGATACCTGGCCGGTCAGGTTCTTCGCGCTGCTTCTTGCCGGAATCGAGATCGGACTGGCCGGTTTCACCAGCCTCCGTTCGAAGGCGCTGCCGATGACGGTTGTGTCGTATGCGGTGTTGTCCATCGTTTTGACGGTCATTGCAACCTTCGTCACTCTCGGGCAGCATTGGGTTTTGGCGGCGCTTTCGGTTGAAATGGCCGTTCTTGGCTGGTGGGCTTTCAAGCTCGATCTGCCGGTTTTCCGCTGGGGCGTCTATCTGCTTGGCCTTGTGGTACTGTTGCGCTTTTCCTATGAAGCAACCTTGTATCTCGCACCTTTTGAAAGCTTCGTTCCTGTTTTCAACAAACGTTTTCCGGGTTGTGCATTAGCGATCGCCGGTTTTTATGTGTTGCTGTATGCCGGTTCGCGGCACAGGAATATTCTGAGTATCAATGAAAGAAGCATCAATGCGATCATCTTTTTCATCACCCAGGCGCTGTCTCTGATCCTCTTGTCTCTTGAGGTTCATGAGTTCTTTGACCTCGGCCCCGGCAGTGATTCCTCGGTTTATGCCTATCAGATGTCTCTTTCGGTACTCTGGACGCTCTATGCGTCATTCCTGATTGGAGTTGGAATCGTCAGGCGAATCCGCAGGGCCCGTATTCTGGGTATCCTGATTCTGGGTGTCGCGGTGCTGAAGGTGTTTTTTATGGACCTGTCGTTCCTCGAAACGGTGTATCGTATTATTTCATTTATTGTTCTCGGGTTGTTGCTTCTGGCTGTGTCCTATGGCTATAACCGTTTCAGGCATATCATTTTCGGAGAAGATCAATCATGA
- a CDS encoding MFS transporter: MKKSPLVILFLTVLLDLIGFGIVLPLLPTYAKELGASPFMIGLIAAIYSTMQFIFSPIWGKLSDKIGRRPVMLSSIFLASVSYVFFSQAVTIPLLILARSLSGIGSANIAAAQAAITDVTDSKSRSGAMGMLGAAFGIGFIIGPLIGGVLMTNFGISMVGLFAAGLNFTNFTLALFLLSETNPHAEGFLSLFRKSGEAAHADTSLLASLARKSSAYAERVHEAFSSRPVALLMIINFIYSLAIVNMQVAAILLWGDRFHTTEQQVGYLFAYVGFISVIVQGGMLPKMTRKLGEHKLMVFGHIASFIGVFFIPFIPVNALFTIGLGILLFFAIGTSLVNPLNISMISLYSYKQKQGQIMGFAQSVNALARILGPITGSVLYGMDYRFPYYTAGALTIIGTIISMSLFKYDIEALEPSASVAD, encoded by the coding sequence ATGAAGAAATCACCGCTGGTCATTCTGTTCCTGACAGTTCTGCTCGACCTGATCGGCTTCGGTATCGTGCTTCCGCTGCTGCCGACCTATGCCAAGGAGCTTGGAGCGTCGCCCTTCATGATCGGCCTGATCGCGGCGATCTACTCGACGATGCAGTTCATCTTTTCGCCGATCTGGGGCAAGCTGAGCGACAAGATCGGACGACGTCCGGTAATGCTGTCGAGCATCTTTCTGGCCTCAGTCTCCTACGTCTTCTTCTCACAGGCGGTGACGATTCCTCTCCTGATTCTGGCGCGTTCGCTGTCGGGAATCGGCTCGGCCAACATCGCGGCGGCGCAGGCAGCCATTACCGACGTGACCGACTCGAAAAGCCGCTCGGGCGCAATGGGCATGCTTGGCGCAGCGTTCGGTATCGGCTTCATCATCGGCCCGCTGATCGGCGGTGTGCTGATGACCAACTTCGGCATTTCGATGGTCGGTCTGTTCGCAGCCGGACTGAACTTCACCAACTTCACCCTGGCGCTCTTCCTGCTAAGCGAAACCAATCCTCACGCCGAGGGCTTCCTGTCGCTCTTCAGAAAGAGCGGAGAAGCAGCTCATGCCGACACCTCGCTCCTGGCCTCGCTCGCCCGCAAGAGCAGCGCGTATGCGGAACGAGTCCACGAAGCGTTCAGCTCACGTCCGGTGGCGCTGCTGATGATTATCAACTTCATCTACTCGCTGGCAATCGTGAACATGCAGGTGGCGGCGATTCTGCTTTGGGGCGACAGGTTCCACACTACCGAGCAGCAGGTAGGCTACCTGTTCGCTTACGTCGGGTTCATTTCGGTGATCGTGCAGGGCGGAATGCTGCCGAAAATGACCCGCAAGCTCGGCGAGCACAAGCTCATGGTTTTCGGCCACATTGCTTCGTTTATCGGTGTCTTTTTCATCCCGTTCATTCCGGTAAACGCACTCTTCACGATCGGCCTCGGCATCCTGCTCTTTTTCGCCATCGGCACGAGTCTGGTCAACCCGCTGAACATTTCGATGATCTCGCTCTACAGCTACAAGCAGAAGCAGGGGCAGATTATGGGCTTCGCGCAGTCGGTCAACGCCCTGGCCCGCATCCTCGGCCCCATCACCGGCAGTGTGCTTTACGGGATGGACTACCGGTTCCCCTACTACACGGCGGGAGCGCTGACCATCATCGGGACGATCATATCCATGAGCCTGTTCAAATACGACATCGAGGCGCTGGAGCCATCGGCAAGCGTAGCAGACTAA
- a CDS encoding Gfo/Idh/MocA family oxidoreductase, producing the protein MRIGVAGVGKLGEFHTNLLKQIAAENPDVELSGVFDLNPERLQEIGKKYDVHCFGSLAELADTCDAAVIATTTSSHYVIAKQLLEAGLSLFIEKPITATLEEADELIRLEKEKGLTIQVGHIERFNPALLAVEPYIGEPMYIQAERLSGFSRRVTDVSVVLDLMIHDIDLVLSLIKSDIRSIAASGVKVFSNELDMATARIEFENGAIANVTASRLSRSKLRKLRFFSRKPKSYASLDFNSGKSEVFRLVKPEDRSSKNPIKNFATKKILEQFGEIQESLKDLALDYVSPDVPKVNALKVELEQFIDALRTGRPAVVTSEEGRRALMVAGRITDEIRKNTADLD; encoded by the coding sequence ATGCGCATAGGCGTTGCAGGCGTCGGCAAGCTCGGCGAATTCCATACGAACCTACTCAAACAGATCGCCGCCGAGAACCCGGATGTGGAGCTTTCCGGTGTGTTCGACCTGAACCCCGAGCGATTGCAGGAGATTGGCAAAAAGTACGATGTGCACTGCTTCGGCTCGCTGGCGGAACTGGCCGACACGTGCGACGCTGCGGTGATCGCCACGACCACCAGCTCGCACTACGTCATCGCCAAACAGCTTCTCGAAGCGGGACTGAGCCTGTTCATCGAAAAGCCGATCACGGCAACCCTTGAGGAGGCCGACGAGCTGATCCGGCTCGAAAAGGAGAAGGGACTGACCATCCAGGTTGGCCACATCGAACGCTTCAACCCGGCATTGCTGGCGGTCGAGCCGTACATTGGCGAGCCAATGTACATCCAGGCCGAGCGGCTGAGCGGCTTTTCACGCCGCGTAACCGACGTCTCGGTGGTGCTCGACCTGATGATTCACGATATCGACCTGGTGCTCTCGCTCATCAAGTCCGACATTCGCAGCATCGCGGCTTCGGGCGTGAAGGTTTTCTCGAACGAGCTGGACATGGCCACGGCGCGCATCGAATTCGAGAACGGCGCCATCGCCAACGTCACGGCAAGCCGCCTGAGCCGCAGCAAACTCCGCAAGCTGCGCTTCTTCAGCCGCAAGCCTAAAAGCTACGCTTCGCTGGACTTCAACAGCGGCAAGTCAGAGGTGTTCCGGCTGGTCAAGCCCGAGGATCGCTCCTCGAAAAATCCTATCAAGAACTTCGCCACCAAAAAGATTCTGGAACAGTTCGGCGAAATTCAGGAGTCGCTGAAGGATCTGGCGCTCGACTACGTCAGCCCCGACGTGCCGAAGGTCAACGCGCTGAAGGTGGAGTTGGAGCAGTTCATCGACGCCCTCCGCACAGGCCGTCCGGCGGTGGTCACCTCCGAAGAGGGACGCCGTGCGTTGATGGTGGCGGGCAGAATCACCGATGAAATCCGGAAGAACACCGCTGACCTCGACTGA
- a CDS encoding CCA tRNA nucleotidyltransferase translates to MLKAKHDDIPEILYRIGDLADQAGLPCYLVGGYVRDLIMQRPCTDIDIMVIGEPVPFAKAIAEQLGGRNFVLFERFRTAQIELDDPEAGTFKLEIVGARKESYNPESRKPITSIGTLEDDLSRRDFTINALALRLNREQRGELVDLYDGQRHIREKLLKTPLDPEQTFSDDPLRMMRAARFACQLDFRLDEATLEAMEAMSSRIQIVSRERVSHEFLKIMAAPKPSIGLKILHSTGLLKEIIPELDVMAGIEQVDGLGHKDTLFHTFQVVDNLAEHSDKLWLRVSALFHDIAKPVTKRFHLGSGWTFHGHEAVGVKLVRRIFRAMKWPMEPMEYVQKMVRLHHRPIPLSKDEITDSAVRRLMFDAGQDLDDLMTLCRADVTSKNPRKVQRIMKNFNNVEAKIAEVGEKDLLAKWRPPVSGTDIMEMLNLPQGKLVGIIKSRMENAIIDGDIPYDRQAALDFVSAVYREMVEKREA, encoded by the coding sequence ATGCTGAAAGCAAAGCACGACGACATTCCAGAGATTTTGTACCGCATCGGAGACCTCGCCGACCAGGCCGGTCTCCCCTGCTACCTCGTGGGCGGTTACGTTCGCGATCTCATCATGCAGCGCCCCTGCACCGACATCGACATCATGGTGATCGGCGAACCGGTGCCGTTCGCCAAAGCGATTGCCGAGCAGCTTGGCGGCCGGAATTTCGTGCTATTCGAGCGCTTCCGCACCGCGCAGATCGAGCTGGACGATCCGGAGGCGGGCACCTTCAAGCTTGAAATCGTCGGCGCACGCAAGGAGAGCTATAACCCCGAATCACGCAAGCCGATCACCAGCATCGGCACGCTGGAGGATGACCTCTCACGCCGCGACTTCACGATCAACGCCCTCGCCCTGCGCCTGAACCGGGAGCAACGCGGCGAGCTCGTCGATCTGTACGACGGTCAGCGCCACATCCGCGAAAAACTGCTCAAAACGCCACTCGATCCGGAACAGACCTTTTCGGACGATCCCCTTCGCATGATGCGCGCCGCCCGCTTCGCCTGCCAGCTCGATTTCAGGCTCGATGAGGCAACGCTCGAAGCGATGGAGGCGATGAGCAGCCGGATCCAGATCGTCTCGCGCGAGCGCGTCAGCCACGAATTCCTCAAAATCATGGCGGCCCCGAAGCCATCGATCGGGCTCAAAATTCTGCATTCGACGGGCCTGCTCAAGGAGATCATCCCGGAACTGGACGTTATGGCGGGCATCGAACAGGTGGATGGCCTCGGCCACAAGGATACGCTGTTCCACACCTTTCAGGTGGTGGACAACCTCGCGGAGCATTCTGACAAACTTTGGCTGCGCGTGAGCGCTCTCTTCCACGACATCGCCAAGCCGGTGACCAAGCGCTTCCACCTAGGCTCCGGTTGGACCTTCCACGGCCACGAGGCGGTGGGAGTCAAGCTGGTACGACGCATTTTCCGGGCGATGAAGTGGCCCATGGAACCGATGGAGTACGTGCAGAAGATGGTGCGGCTGCACCACCGCCCGATTCCGCTGTCGAAGGACGAAATCACCGACTCGGCGGTGCGCCGCCTGATGTTCGATGCCGGGCAGGACCTTGACGACCTGATGACGCTCTGCCGCGCCGACGTCACCAGTAAAAATCCGCGCAAGGTGCAGCGGATCATGAAGAATTTCAACAACGTCGAAGCGAAAATTGCCGAGGTTGGCGAAAAGGATCTGCTGGCGAAATGGCGTCCTCCCGTCAGCGGCACCGACATCATGGAGATGCTGAACCTGCCGCAGGGCAAGCTGGTGGGCATCATCAAGTCGCGCATGGAGAACGCCATCATCGACGGCGATATTCCCTACGACCGCCAGGCCGCGCTGGATTTTGTAAGTGCGGTGTACCGGGAAATGGTGGAGAAGAGGGAGGCTTGA
- the purB gene encoding adenylosuccinate lyase gives MIPRYSPKDISAIWSDEAKFERWLQLEIAAVEARMEAGIVPSDALATIKEKAKFNVEEILTIERETKHDVIAFLTNVAGYVGPDSRYVHEGLTSSDVVDTCLAMQMRDAGKIIIADIESLIVVLGKKAVEHKYTLQMGRTHGIHAEPTTFGLKLLLWHEEMKRNLERMKRALETVSVGKISGAVGTYQHLSPDIEAAVCEKLGLKPSSISTQILQRDRHAEYATTLAIIASSIEKFSTELRHLQRTEVRETEEFFSKGQKGSSAMPHKRNPITFERLTGLARVVRSNSIAAMENVALWHERDISHSSVERVIMPDSTIALVYMLRTFRDSIETLLVYPERMEQNFDTSYGLTLSQTLLLALTGKGLTREEAYRLVQRNAMKSWQEKIQLKELVLQDKELLEHITAEEINKLFSPETIQGKLKNSVDIIFKRNGL, from the coding sequence TTGATACCACGTTACTCGCCGAAAGACATTTCGGCAATCTGGAGCGATGAAGCCAAATTCGAACGCTGGCTGCAACTTGAAATCGCCGCCGTCGAGGCGCGCATGGAAGCCGGAATCGTCCCGTCCGACGCGCTTGCGACCATCAAAGAGAAAGCGAAGTTCAACGTCGAGGAGATTCTCACCATCGAGCGCGAGACCAAGCACGACGTCATCGCGTTCCTGACCAACGTCGCCGGATACGTCGGCCCCGACTCGCGTTACGTCCACGAGGGACTCACCTCTTCGGACGTGGTCGATACCTGCCTGGCCATGCAAATGCGCGACGCAGGCAAGATCATCATCGCAGATATCGAGTCACTGATCGTTGTTCTTGGCAAGAAAGCCGTCGAGCACAAATACACCCTGCAGATGGGCCGCACGCACGGCATCCACGCCGAGCCGACCACCTTTGGCTTGAAGCTCTTGCTCTGGCACGAGGAGATGAAGCGCAACCTCGAACGCATGAAGCGCGCGCTCGAAACCGTTTCGGTCGGCAAAATTTCCGGCGCAGTCGGCACCTACCAGCACCTGTCACCGGACATCGAGGCTGCCGTCTGCGAGAAGCTCGGCCTGAAACCATCATCGATCTCGACGCAGATTCTGCAGCGCGACCGACACGCCGAGTACGCCACGACACTCGCCATTATCGCCTCGTCGATCGAGAAGTTCTCGACCGAGCTGCGCCACCTGCAGCGCACCGAGGTTCGCGAAACCGAAGAGTTCTTCAGCAAGGGCCAGAAAGGCAGCTCTGCGATGCCGCACAAGCGCAATCCGATCACTTTCGAGCGGCTCACCGGCCTGGCCCGCGTGGTGCGCTCCAACTCCATCGCCGCGATGGAGAACGTCGCTCTGTGGCACGAGCGCGACATTTCGCACTCCTCGGTCGAGCGTGTCATCATGCCCGACTCGACCATCGCGCTGGTCTACATGCTGCGCACCTTCCGCGACTCGATCGAGACCTTGCTCGTCTATCCGGAACGCATGGAGCAGAACTTCGACACCTCCTACGGCCTTACCCTCTCGCAGACGCTGCTGCTCGCCCTCACCGGCAAAGGACTCACCCGCGAGGAGGCCTACCGCCTCGTACAGCGCAACGCCATGAAGAGCTGGCAGGAGAAAATTCAGCTCAAGGAACTGGTGCTTCAGGACAAGGAGCTGCTCGAACACATCACCGCCGAAGAGATCAACAAACTCTTCAGCCCGGAGACGATTCAGGGCAAGCTCAAAAACAGCGTGGATATTATTTTCAAGCGGAACGGACTCTGA